Proteins encoded by one window of Salvia splendens isolate huo1 chromosome 5, SspV2, whole genome shotgun sequence:
- the LOC121805669 gene encoding uncharacterized protein LOC121805669 has protein sequence MVSSGFFLICMLHSLVALSCGAMMMFYRDEVFVFSRGKDHASKILGSTPHDQLLIRTSDSFSGLLLFAVGMLLFMVAFVKEKEFHGFFARGCVVLHVAMAIWRIYFERKVEDLGHDWLRLVFGDIILGLSWVFFLVYSWREKYD, from the coding sequence ATGGTGTCATCTGGGTTTTTCCTAATCTGTATGCTCCATTCTTTGGTGGCCTTGTCATGTGGAGCAATGATGATGTTCTATAGGGATGAGGTGTTTGTGTTTAGCCGTGGTAAGGACCATGCTAGTAAGATTTTGGGCTCAACGCCTCATGATCAGCTCTTGATTCGAACCTCTGATTCGTTTTCGGGCTTGCTTTTGTTCGCTGTTGGGATGTTGCTGTTCATGGTGGCATTTGTTAAGGAGAAGGAGTTCCATGGCTTCTTTGCTAGAGGCTGTGTGGTTCTCCATGTTGCTATGGCCATTTGGAGGATTTACTTTGAGAGGAAGGTGGAGGATCTCGGGCATGACTGGCTGAGGCTGGTTTTTGGGGACATTATACTAGGGCTTTCATGGGTTTTCTTTCTTGTGTATTCGTGGAGGGAGAAATATGATTGA